The sequence TGAACGTCTTGCCAATCACGTCCCTGCGCTCCAAGACCAGCTCAAGCAAGCTGGGCGCTATACGCAAGAGGGGGGATTTGGCGTGGAGAAGGACAAGGCGCCCGAGTGGCTCAGGGAGGCGCTTGAGCGATGGGAACAAGAAGGCTGATGACCAGAGCAGTCTATGACTACCTTCTGTTTGCATCCACAGCCGAATCGGCAGGGGCAAATTGTTAATAGATGCACTCTGAAATCCCTAACAGGCTCTAGCGCGTCAGCACGAACCCGACGAGCAGGAACAGCACAGCCAGCAGGCCGACGCTCAACATAGTGATGCGAGCGATACGGCAGGAGCGGCAGGGGGGATTCAAGAACTCGCGCATGGGCGACCCTCCAGAGGTTGTTAAAGAGTGTGATGCTCTCAATATACAAGAGCGGTTCATAGGGGCAGATACTCCATCTGATCAAACCACTCTTCTGGTGTACTGGCTTGCCAGACCAGATAGAGGGCTTCAATCGCTTGGGAGATTGGCAGCGTCTGTCGAATCAAGAACAACCCTGGACTATGGTGTCCGCCTTCAAGAAAGTGAGCGAAGTGGGTTGGCATGGTGCTGAGATCGTGGCTCACAAGAATCCGACCCCGTTCTGCGGCAAAAGCGATCAGCGCGGGGTCTGGGAGTCCTCTCAAGTCAACTTCAGGGACGGTCTCGAAATCGATCAGTGGCTCTCGCCTCAACAGCCCCTTGACAATCCAGTCGTTGAAGTCCTCGTCGGCCTGAAAACGGATTTGCTCACTCATCGTATTGACGATTGTGGAGACGCTTGCAGGCGCTCGCGTGCCTCGGCGAAGCGCTGGCGCAGCCTGGCATATCTTTCGGGGTCAGCGGCTTCCGCTGCGGCGCGCTGCGCCTGGTATTCGATCTCATGTTCTCTGAAGAGCTTATCCATCTCTGCCTGGTGATCGAGATAATAGGCAATGGCCGCATAGACTTCCACAAGGTTCAGGGTGGGAAAGGCGTCGCGGATTTCTTCCGGGCTGTGTCCTTCGCGCCAGACCGTGATGATTGATTCAAGAGACACGCGGCTCCCCTGTACGTAAAAATTGCCGTTGCGCTCTTCCACATGGGGGTAGTTCATCGTTTTATTACCTCCTTCTCACATTCTACCACACGCCCCGTCGCTTCGGCGGTTTAGACGGCCCGGCCCCGGCTGACCAGGAGCAGCAGGCCGAACTCGATGACGGTCATGAGCAGGATGGCGGCGGCGATGTTGCCCTCGAACTGAGCGGCGCTGGCCGTGATGTCGGCCCAGGGCGCGGCAAGTGTGGCGCGCAGCAGGAAGAGAACCAGGCCCAGGACGATGATGGTGATGCCCAGGCCCAGCAGGTGCGGTTTGGTGTTGATGAAATCGCCCCGGCTGGGCCAGCAGTGGGCGATGACGCAGAGAATCAGATAGATGAGCAGGGCGTCCAGCCACCAGGGATGCCCGCCGAGATGTAGCCCGCCCGGCTGCCAGGGGGTATGGCCGGTGAGCCAGCTATAGAGCAGCGCCAGCGCGACCAGACCAAAGGGCAGCGGGGCCAGGCTGATGAGGACTCGCACCACGTCATGCACAAGCGGCACAGGACGCGCCGGGTCGGAGGTAGCGACATAGCCGACAGCAGACATAGAGCGCCCGTCGGCCACAGCCACGCGGCTGAGCGCGGGATTGAACAGCACCACGCGCCGCACGCGATAGCCCAGCGGGAAAAAGAGCAGGGTCATCAGGGCGTGGCCCAGTTCGTGGCAGGCCACGCCGGGTGCGGTCAGGAGTACCCAGGCGCCGCTGCCGTGTTCGCTGGGGCGTTTGATGGTGTTGACCCAGCCGCCCAGCGAGTAGCGCACCCGCCATTCAACGTAGGCCAGGGCGGCCACCAGCAGCGCGCCTTTCCACCAGCCGCCCGGCTCCGCCAGCACGACGCTCAGCACGGCATGCCAGCCAGCCGCCGCCACGCCCCAGATGGCGCTGAGGATGGCGAGTATCTGCTCTCCAATTGATGGCAGCGTCGTATCGGCAAGCGTCAGCATAGTC comes from Ktedonobacterales bacterium and encodes:
- a CDS encoding DUF5615 family PIN-like protein, which gives rise to MSEQIRFQADEDFNDWIVKGLLRREPLIDFETVPEVDLRGLPDPALIAFAAERGRILVSHDLSTMPTHFAHFLEGGHHSPGLFLIRQTLPISQAIEALYLVWQASTPEEWFDQMEYLPL
- a CDS encoding DUF433 domain-containing protein; translated protein: MNYPHVEERNGNFYVQGSRVSLESIITVWREGHSPEEIRDAFPTLNLVEVYAAIAYYLDHQAEMDKLFREHEIEYQAQRAAAEAADPERYARLRQRFAEARERLQASPQSSIR